A window of Rhododendron vialii isolate Sample 1 chromosome 11a, ASM3025357v1 contains these coding sequences:
- the LOC131306316 gene encoding uncharacterized protein LOC131306316: MSSISFYSSFCHSGNCNGAIIGKATKRISSAEWHALVSANLGLLLGLIQIYQNRKVSLFETRPATMAISLAALCISVFAPAALLKSKAMKVEEEEQQTTGHFFYCCRIRDMHFLISGVVTLSCLISVFVADGLVWIVLVSCACIVSALLVAWCFLCLPIFGRTKSDRGELGPRRV; encoded by the exons ATGTCCTCCATTTCTTTCTACTCAAGCTTTTGCCATTCTGGTAATTGTAATGGTGCTATTATTGGAAAGGCAACAAAAAGGATTTCATCTGCAGAATGGCATGCTTTGGTCTCGGCCAATCTCGGGTTGCTTCTGGGCCTCATCCAGATATATCAAAATCGAAAAGTTTCTCTATTTGAAACTCGCCCCGCCACCATGGCCATTTCCCTCGCGGCACTATGCATCTCTGTCTTTGCACCAGCAGCTCTGCTCAAATCCAAAGCAATGaaagtggaggaggaggagcaacAAACCACTGGGCATTTTTTCTACTGCTGTCGAATCCGTGACATGCATTTCCTGATCTCAG GTGTTGTTACCCTGTCATGCCTTATATCTGTCTTCGTCGCAGATGGGCTCGTTTGGATTGTGTTAGTCTCATGTGCTTGTATCGTCTCTGCTCTACTCGTGGCTTGGTGTTTCTTGTGTCTACCCATTTTCGGAAGAACCAAATCCGATCGTGGTGAATTGGGGCCCAGAAGGGTGTAA